One genomic segment of Intestinimonas butyriciproducens includes these proteins:
- a CDS encoding DUF3783 domain-containing protein, with product MELVLYYHPLPLADPSQLRSILAAHGAELRVVSHPQLCRPLGELAGLSGLSVPPSAREYPRPAEPVMVFCGFSRERLDTVLDAFKACGAPAALKAVLTATNQSWSLSRLADELQAERAEIARSLQGGK from the coding sequence ATGGAACTGGTTCTCTATTATCATCCCCTTCCTCTGGCCGATCCATCCCAGCTTCGTTCTATCCTGGCAGCCCATGGAGCGGAGCTGCGGGTGGTGTCTCACCCGCAGCTCTGCCGGCCGCTGGGTGAGCTGGCCGGACTCTCCGGGCTGTCTGTCCCCCCCTCCGCGAGGGAGTATCCCCGTCCGGCGGAGCCGGTCATGGTCTTCTGCGGCTTTTCCCGGGAGCGATTGGATACGGTGCTGGACGCTTTCAAGGCGTGTGGAGCCCCCGCCGCCCTAAAAGCAGTCCTCACCGCCACCAATCAGAGCTGGAGCCTGTCCCGCCTGGCGGATGAGCTCCAGGCAGAGCGTGCGGAGATCGCCCGCTCCCTTCAAGGGGGGAAGTGA
- the rlmD gene encoding 23S rRNA (uracil(1939)-C(5))-methyltransferase RlmD: MPKKNDIVRLTIERCGLAGEGISRLDGQVVFVSGGIPGEVCDVQLLKVGKTAIWGRVHALVDGSPARVAADCPYYPKCGGCQFRHMRYSAELEAKRRRVEDALRRIGGVDLPVSEILGAENTLRYRNKVQLPVAPGPRIGFFRARSHDVVNVEDCLLQPETASALRRAVLAWMLEWGVPAYEEETHTGLLRHLYLRFSRTQVLCCLVVNSAKPLPGEEALVSALRAAAPGLAGVAVSVNQERTNVVLGRELRSLWGHPWLDDTLCGLTFRISVPSFYQVNRDQAEVLYEQALAFAGLTGHELVLDLYCGIGTISLVMARRAGKVIGAEIVPSAVTDAKANAARNGITNADFLCGDAGTAAQHLAMQGLRPDVICVDPPRKGLSAEVCDAIADMTPARVVYVSCDPATLARDVRRLHESGYRPEKAVAVDMFPRTAHVETVLLLQREVG, from the coding sequence ATGCCGAAGAAAAATGATATCGTCCGCCTGACCATCGAACGCTGCGGTCTGGCGGGCGAGGGGATCTCCCGCCTGGACGGACAGGTGGTCTTTGTCTCCGGCGGCATTCCCGGCGAGGTCTGCGACGTGCAGCTTCTCAAGGTGGGCAAAACCGCCATCTGGGGCAGGGTCCACGCTCTGGTGGATGGCTCTCCGGCGCGCGTGGCCGCCGACTGCCCCTATTACCCCAAGTGCGGCGGCTGCCAGTTCCGCCACATGCGCTACTCCGCCGAGCTGGAGGCCAAACGCCGGCGGGTGGAGGACGCGCTCCGGCGCATCGGGGGCGTAGACCTCCCGGTTTCCGAAATATTAGGCGCGGAAAATACGCTCCGCTACCGGAACAAGGTCCAGCTTCCCGTGGCCCCAGGCCCCAGGATCGGCTTCTTCCGTGCCCGGAGCCACGACGTGGTCAACGTGGAGGACTGCCTGCTCCAGCCGGAGACCGCTTCCGCCCTCCGCCGGGCCGTTCTGGCCTGGATGCTGGAGTGGGGTGTGCCCGCCTATGAGGAAGAAACCCATACCGGCCTGCTCCGTCACCTCTATCTCCGCTTCTCCCGGACGCAGGTCCTGTGCTGCCTGGTGGTCAACAGCGCCAAACCCCTCCCCGGGGAGGAGGCGCTGGTCTCGGCCCTCCGCGCCGCCGCGCCGGGGCTGGCCGGCGTGGCGGTATCGGTCAATCAGGAGCGGACCAATGTGGTGCTGGGGCGGGAGCTGCGGTCCCTCTGGGGCCATCCCTGGCTGGACGACACCCTCTGCGGCCTCACCTTCCGCATCTCGGTCCCCTCCTTCTACCAGGTGAATCGGGACCAGGCAGAGGTCCTCTATGAACAGGCCCTGGCGTTTGCCGGACTCACCGGGCACGAGCTGGTGCTGGACCTCTACTGCGGTATCGGTACCATCTCTCTGGTCATGGCCCGGCGCGCGGGCAAGGTCATCGGTGCGGAGATCGTTCCCTCCGCCGTCACCGACGCCAAGGCCAACGCCGCCCGGAACGGCATCACCAATGCGGATTTTCTCTGCGGCGACGCGGGCACGGCGGCCCAGCACCTGGCCATGCAGGGGCTCCGCCCCGACGTGATCTGTGTGGACCCGCCCCGCAAAGGCCTCTCCGCCGAAGTCTGCGACGCCATCGCCGATATGACCCCCGCCCGGGTGGTCTATGTCTCCTGTGACCCGGCGACCCTGGCCCGGGACGTCCGCCGTCTGCATGAGTCGGGCTACCGACCGGAAAAGGCCGTGGCCGTGGACATGTTTCCCCGGACCGCCCATGTGGAGACGGTGCTGCTGCTGCAAAGAGAAGTCGGGTAG
- a CDS encoding DUF3298 domain-containing protein — translation MLALVLALSACTSGGPSNTRTPAASSTTPASPTPSSSGAPQDAAPSSPSPTPQVLTWSEQTFQRDYTAEDGTLVMSVKYVFPDVENADQNPAWSEISSYYAAEGAAYMATAGELAGYAADDYAVTKATGGEFLPFGEESGYRFSLETKDLVSVVRSYYANSVTGAAHPANYQFSEQFDLATGERLTLSSFFTDPEAARTRILETLSGKDALSGYSADTLSSEFKDEYFYLTEDGFVFYFQPDTVAPYAAGLLEFSIPYSELEDLLSPTL, via the coding sequence ATGCTGGCCCTCGTGCTGGCGCTGTCCGCCTGTACGTCCGGGGGCCCGTCCAATACCCGGACGCCCGCCGCCTCGTCCACGACTCCGGCCTCACCCACGCCCTCGTCCTCCGGCGCGCCGCAGGACGCCGCTCCGTCCTCCCCCTCGCCCACCCCCCAGGTCCTCACCTGGAGCGAGCAGACCTTCCAGCGGGATTACACCGCGGAGGACGGCACACTGGTCATGTCGGTTAAATATGTCTTTCCCGATGTGGAAAACGCCGACCAGAACCCCGCCTGGTCCGAAATCAGCAGCTACTATGCCGCCGAGGGGGCGGCCTATATGGCCACTGCCGGCGAGCTGGCGGGCTACGCCGCCGACGACTACGCCGTTACCAAGGCCACCGGCGGGGAGTTTCTCCCCTTCGGCGAGGAGTCCGGCTACCGCTTCTCCCTGGAGACCAAGGACCTGGTGAGCGTGGTGCGCAGCTATTACGCCAACTCCGTCACCGGGGCGGCCCACCCGGCCAACTACCAGTTCTCCGAGCAGTTTGACCTCGCCACCGGAGAAAGGCTGACGCTGAGCAGCTTCTTTACCGATCCGGAGGCCGCCCGGACCCGCATCCTGGAGACCCTCTCCGGAAAGGATGCCCTCTCCGGCTACAGTGCCGACACACTCTCCTCGGAATTCAAGGACGAGTATTTTTACCTCACGGAGGACGGCTTTGTCTTCTACTTCCAGCCCGACACCGTGGCCCCTTATGCCGCCGGTCTTTTGGAGTTCTCCATCCCCTACTCCGAGTTGGAGGACCTTCTGAGCCCCACGCTGTAA
- the secA gene encoding preprotein translocase subunit SecA has product MGLLKKLFGTTSEKELKAISPIVNKIEALEPEYAALTDEQLQAKTPEFKQRYQNGENLDALLPEAFAACREAAWRVLGMKPYRVQLIGGIILHQGRIAEMKTGEGKTLVATLPAYLNALTGEGVHIVTVNDYLAKRDSEWMGKVYRFMGLSVGLVIHGVQGPDKHRAYEADITYGTNNEFGFDYLRDNMAIYKQEMVQRGHSFAIVDEVDSILIDEARTPLIISGQGDESTQLYTIVDNFVSRLTCKTVASVDEKEEEDPNETADYIVDEKARTVTLTANGIRKAEQAFHLENLADPENTTLSHHINQAIRARGLMKRDIDYVVKDGEVIIVDEFTGRLMFGRRYSEGLHQAIEAKEHVTVARESKTLATITFQNYFRLYDKLSGMTGTAMTEEDEFNGTYSLDVVEIPTNKPLARVDHHDVVYKNEAGKYRAIIQQIEECHAKGQPVLVGTISIEKSELLSGMLKKKGIQHNVLNAKNHEKEAEIVAQAGKYGAVTVATNMAGRGTDIMLGGNAEFLAKNDLRKAGLSDELIAEATGFAETENEEILNARKLFSEAEAKYKAAIKPEADKVRAAGGLFILGTERHESRRIDNQLRGRAGRQGDPGETRFYLSLEDDIMRLFGSERVMGMMEKLGVDEDTPIEQKMLTNAIESAQKQVESKNFQQRKNVLEYDDVMNTQREVIYKQRRQVLDGEDMKASVENMIRTTIQNAIHGRMGEQKHMDAESFREAMAPFRGVFLASEELKLTDEELQKYTAEELCEMVETRAFDIYQKKEQALGAPLMRELERVMMLRVVDEYWMEHLDNMTELRQGIGLRAYGQNDPVVEYKREGYAMFEEMIAAIQEETVRRVFIVRVQTNAQTVERKRVAKVTGTSGGDGTVKQQPVVHKGEKIGRNDPCPCGSGLKWKKCTCKEYHPDLQ; this is encoded by the coding sequence ATGGGTTTGCTCAAAAAGCTCTTCGGGACCACCTCGGAGAAGGAATTGAAGGCGATCTCCCCCATCGTGAATAAAATCGAGGCGCTGGAGCCGGAATACGCCGCCCTGACGGACGAGCAGCTCCAAGCCAAGACGCCGGAGTTCAAGCAGCGCTATCAGAACGGCGAGAACCTGGACGCCCTGCTGCCCGAGGCGTTTGCCGCCTGCCGGGAGGCGGCCTGGCGGGTGCTGGGCATGAAGCCCTACCGGGTGCAGCTCATCGGCGGCATCATCCTCCATCAGGGCCGCATCGCCGAGATGAAGACCGGCGAAGGCAAGACCCTGGTGGCCACCCTTCCGGCCTATCTGAACGCCCTGACCGGCGAAGGGGTCCACATCGTTACCGTCAACGACTATCTGGCCAAGCGCGACAGCGAGTGGATGGGCAAGGTCTATCGTTTTATGGGCCTCTCCGTGGGCCTGGTGATCCACGGCGTGCAGGGCCCGGACAAGCACCGCGCCTATGAGGCCGATATCACATACGGCACCAACAATGAATTCGGTTTCGATTACCTCCGGGACAACATGGCCATCTACAAGCAGGAAATGGTACAGCGGGGCCATTCCTTTGCCATCGTGGACGAGGTGGACTCCATCCTCATCGACGAGGCCCGCACCCCCCTCATCATCTCCGGCCAGGGCGACGAGTCCACGCAGCTCTACACCATCGTGGACAATTTTGTCTCCAGGCTCACATGCAAGACCGTGGCCTCCGTGGACGAGAAGGAGGAGGAGGACCCCAACGAGACGGCCGACTATATCGTGGATGAGAAGGCCCGCACCGTCACCCTTACCGCCAACGGCATCCGCAAGGCCGAGCAGGCCTTTCATCTGGAGAACCTGGCCGACCCGGAGAACACCACCCTCTCCCATCACATCAACCAGGCCATCCGGGCACGGGGCCTCATGAAGCGGGACATCGACTATGTGGTGAAGGACGGCGAAGTCATCATCGTAGACGAGTTCACCGGGCGGCTGATGTTTGGGCGGCGCTACTCCGAGGGCCTGCATCAGGCCATCGAGGCCAAGGAGCATGTGACCGTGGCACGGGAGTCCAAGACGCTGGCCACCATCACCTTCCAGAATTACTTCCGCCTTTACGACAAGCTCTCGGGCATGACCGGTACGGCCATGACCGAGGAAGACGAGTTCAACGGCACTTACAGCCTGGATGTGGTGGAGATCCCCACCAATAAGCCCCTGGCCCGAGTAGATCACCACGACGTGGTCTATAAGAACGAGGCGGGCAAGTACCGGGCTATCATCCAGCAGATCGAGGAGTGCCACGCCAAGGGCCAGCCCGTTCTGGTGGGCACCATCTCCATCGAGAAGTCCGAGCTGCTCTCCGGCATGCTCAAAAAGAAGGGCATCCAGCACAATGTCCTGAACGCCAAGAACCATGAGAAAGAGGCCGAGATCGTGGCGCAGGCCGGCAAGTACGGCGCGGTCACCGTGGCCACCAACATGGCCGGGCGCGGTACCGACATCATGCTGGGAGGCAACGCCGAGTTCCTGGCCAAGAACGACCTGCGCAAGGCGGGCCTCTCCGACGAGCTCATCGCCGAGGCCACCGGCTTTGCGGAGACGGAGAATGAAGAGATCCTCAATGCCCGAAAACTCTTCTCCGAAGCGGAGGCCAAGTACAAGGCGGCCATCAAGCCGGAGGCGGACAAGGTCCGGGCGGCGGGCGGCCTCTTTATCCTGGGCACCGAGCGGCACGAGTCCCGCCGCATCGACAACCAGCTCCGGGGCCGCGCCGGCCGACAGGGAGACCCCGGCGAGACCCGGTTCTACCTGTCCCTGGAGGACGATATCATGCGCCTGTTCGGCTCCGAGCGGGTCATGGGCATGATGGAGAAGCTGGGTGTGGATGAGGACACGCCCATCGAGCAGAAGATGCTCACCAATGCCATCGAGTCCGCCCAGAAGCAGGTGGAGTCCAAGAACTTCCAGCAGCGCAAGAACGTGCTGGAGTACGACGACGTGATGAATACCCAGCGCGAGGTCATCTACAAACAGCGCCGGCAGGTGCTGGACGGCGAAGACATGAAGGCCAGCGTGGAGAACATGATCCGCACCACGATCCAGAACGCCATCCACGGCCGCATGGGCGAACAGAAGCACATGGACGCGGAGTCCTTCCGGGAAGCCATGGCCCCCTTCCGCGGGGTGTTCCTGGCCTCCGAGGAACTCAAGCTTACCGACGAGGAGCTCCAGAAGTACACCGCCGAGGAGCTGTGCGAGATGGTGGAGACGCGGGCCTTCGACATCTACCAGAAGAAGGAGCAGGCCCTGGGCGCGCCCCTGATGCGCGAGCTGGAGCGGGTCATGATGCTCCGGGTGGTGGACGAGTACTGGATGGAGCATCTGGACAACATGACCGAACTGCGCCAGGGCATCGGCCTGCGGGCTTACGGCCAGAACGATCCGGTGGTGGAATACAAGCGCGAGGGCTACGCCATGTTCGAGGAGATGATCGCGGCCATTCAGGAGGAGACGGTGCGCCGCGTGTTCATCGTGCGGGTGCAGACCAACGCCCAGACCGTGGAGCGCAAGCGGGTGGCCAAGGTCACCGGCACCTCCGGCGGCGATGGCACGGTGAAGCAGCAGCCGGTGGTCCACAAAGGCGAAAAAATCGGCCGCAACGACCCCTGCCCCTGCGGCAGCGGACTGAAGTGGAAGAAGTGCACCTGTAAGGAGTACCACCCCGATCTGCAGTGA
- the pgeF gene encoding peptidoglycan editing factor PgeF → MKIIDRTRNGVTFLSADGFEAVGGVAHGFSTRLGGVSTGIYESMDLGTTRGDEPGHVRENYRRFFAAIGADADSIAMSNQIHSDLVRPVTCADVKRDLYDVEPYEVDGLVTDIPGVSLVVFGADCLPVLFYDPVRRVAAAAHAGWRGTAAGIVERAVEKMAFYGSRPEDILAAIGPGISRCCFETHEDVPNAMTSALGVCATPYIDPIENGKFKVDLKGINAMRLERAGLLPEHIAVSGDCTACHPEKYWSHRVTNGVRGSQAAVIELLK, encoded by the coding sequence ATGAAGATCATTGACCGGACCCGAAACGGCGTTACGTTTCTGTCCGCCGACGGCTTTGAGGCCGTCGGCGGCGTGGCCCACGGGTTTTCCACCCGCCTGGGCGGCGTGAGCACAGGCATTTATGAGAGCATGGACCTGGGCACCACCCGGGGAGACGAGCCCGGACATGTCCGGGAAAATTACCGGCGCTTTTTCGCCGCCATCGGTGCGGATGCGGACAGCATCGCCATGTCCAATCAGATCCACAGCGATCTGGTCCGCCCCGTCACCTGTGCCGACGTCAAAAGGGATCTCTACGATGTGGAGCCCTATGAGGTGGATGGTCTGGTGACGGACATCCCCGGCGTCAGTCTGGTGGTGTTTGGGGCGGACTGCCTGCCCGTCCTGTTTTACGACCCGGTGCGCCGGGTGGCGGCTGCGGCCCATGCTGGCTGGCGGGGGACCGCCGCGGGCATCGTGGAGCGGGCTGTGGAGAAAATGGCATTCTACGGCTCCCGTCCGGAGGATATTCTGGCTGCCATCGGACCGGGAATCTCCAGATGCTGTTTCGAGACCCACGAGGACGTGCCCAACGCCATGACGTCGGCGCTGGGCGTGTGCGCCACACCCTATATCGATCCCATTGAGAACGGAAAGTTCAAGGTGGACCTGAAGGGGATCAACGCCATGCGCCTGGAGCGGGCTGGGCTGCTCCCGGAGCACATCGCCGTGTCCGGAGACTGCACCGCCTGCCACCCTGAAAAATACTGGTCTCACCGGGTCACAAACGGCGTCCGGGGAAGCCAGGCGGCTGTGATCGAGCTGCTGAAATAA